A single region of the Streptomyces sp. NBC_01262 genome encodes:
- a CDS encoding helix-turn-helix transcriptional regulator yields MANPEYGSGHGDKGGLLGRQLECAALDGVVDAVRTGESRALVLHGPPGVGKSALLGHLSDSATDLLVLRAVGIEPEMELTFATLHQLCVPLLDRLWNLPAPQCAALETVFGIRAGPPPDRFLIAMAVLSLLSDASEKRPLLCLVDDAQWMDRASAQVLGFVARRLPAESIALVFGTRERAPDLLGLPELEVTGLPDAAARTLLDSVTPARLDQDICGRLIAESRGNPHALLELPRGLTLTQLAGGLGLLDADLDADTQPGLTEQSFLSRIEELSDRTRLLLLIAAAEPVGDPALVWRAADRLGVTPETAPADGTDGLVSFGVRVTFRHPLARSAVYRSATESDRRAAHLALAEVTDPYVDPDRRAWHLASATAGPDESVAAELERSAGRAQARGGLGAAAAFLQRSVTLTVDAARRAERAVAASDASLQAGDLETARRFADVADRNAHNAHSEFQCVRAQLVRGQITFAAGLDREAAPLLLTAAQRLEAFDIGLARETYLIAWGTSALVAADTDSLMEISRAMRALPPATEPPGALDLVIEGCARLVTDGRAAAVPALRRAVTALADLPARDLLKWGWMANGVSAAVWDDHAMRALCSRAVEVARAAGALTELPFCLASLGMATTWTGDFTTAAAIVDEADIVAAATGVPPAPHVRLRLSALRGRSADAEALIDATIDEAGASGRLMGVTVAHWSAAVLYNGLARYEQAMSAGRISTRIAEPWVSVWVLPELVEAAARTGEAGVASGALERLADAAQPCDTDWAQGILARCQALLSDGAPADRLYRRAIERLGRTQLRPELARAHLLYGEWLRRERRRVQARGHLRTAYEMFVSIGMEAFAERARRELLATGQSLRKHRSGALPSGELTPQEKQIALLVRDGFSNPEVGSRLFLSPRTIEWHLRKIFSKLSITSRRQLRDVLPRSTYEPAPEQGLGE; encoded by the coding sequence GTGGCGAATCCGGAATACGGCTCGGGGCATGGGGACAAGGGCGGTCTGCTCGGGCGGCAGCTCGAATGCGCCGCCCTCGACGGGGTGGTCGACGCCGTCCGTACGGGAGAGAGCCGGGCACTCGTGCTCCATGGCCCGCCCGGCGTCGGCAAGTCGGCACTGCTCGGTCACCTGTCGGATTCGGCCACCGACCTGCTCGTGCTGCGGGCGGTCGGCATCGAGCCCGAAATGGAACTCACGTTCGCCACGCTGCACCAGTTGTGCGTGCCGTTGCTCGACCGGCTGTGGAACCTTCCCGCGCCGCAGTGCGCCGCGCTCGAGACGGTGTTCGGGATCCGGGCCGGGCCCCCGCCCGACCGTTTCCTGATCGCAATGGCGGTGCTCAGTCTTCTGTCGGACGCTTCGGAGAAGCGCCCGTTGCTCTGCCTGGTCGATGACGCCCAGTGGATGGACCGGGCCTCGGCGCAGGTTCTGGGCTTCGTCGCCCGTCGGCTGCCGGCGGAGTCCATCGCCCTGGTCTTCGGCACCCGCGAGCGGGCACCCGACCTGCTCGGGCTGCCGGAACTCGAGGTCACCGGCCTGCCGGACGCCGCCGCACGCACCCTGCTCGACTCGGTCACGCCCGCCCGGCTCGACCAGGACATCTGCGGCCGGCTCATCGCGGAGAGCAGAGGCAATCCCCACGCCCTGCTGGAACTGCCCCGCGGGCTGACCCTCACCCAGTTGGCGGGCGGCCTGGGCCTCCTGGACGCCGACCTGGACGCCGACACGCAGCCGGGCCTGACCGAGCAGAGCTTCCTGAGCAGGATCGAGGAACTGTCCGACCGGACCCGGCTGCTCCTGCTGATCGCCGCGGCCGAACCGGTCGGCGATCCGGCCCTGGTGTGGCGTGCCGCCGACCGGCTCGGCGTGACGCCGGAAACGGCCCCGGCCGATGGCACGGACGGGCTGGTGTCGTTCGGCGTACGCGTGACGTTCCGTCACCCGCTCGCGCGCTCGGCGGTGTACCGCTCGGCGACGGAATCCGATCGCCGGGCGGCACACCTGGCATTGGCGGAGGTGACCGACCCGTACGTCGACCCGGACCGTCGTGCCTGGCACCTCGCGTCCGCCACCGCCGGCCCGGACGAGTCCGTGGCCGCCGAGCTCGAACGGTCCGCCGGCCGTGCGCAGGCGCGCGGCGGGCTGGGCGCCGCGGCCGCGTTCCTCCAGAGATCCGTGACCCTGACCGTGGACGCGGCTCGGCGCGCCGAGCGGGCGGTGGCGGCCTCGGACGCCAGTCTCCAGGCCGGCGACCTGGAGACCGCGCGCCGGTTCGCCGACGTCGCGGACCGCAACGCCCACAACGCCCACAGCGAGTTCCAGTGCGTCCGGGCGCAGCTGGTACGCGGCCAGATCACGTTCGCGGCCGGCCTCGACCGCGAAGCGGCACCGCTCCTGCTGACGGCCGCGCAGCGGCTCGAAGCCTTCGACATAGGTCTCGCGCGTGAGACCTACCTGATCGCGTGGGGTACCTCGGCGCTGGTCGCCGCGGACACGGACAGCCTCATGGAGATCTCCCGGGCGATGAGAGCGCTTCCGCCGGCGACGGAACCTCCCGGCGCCCTCGATCTCGTGATCGAGGGCTGCGCGCGGCTCGTCACGGACGGCCGGGCGGCCGCCGTCCCCGCGCTCCGGCGGGCGGTGACCGCGCTCGCGGATCTTCCCGCGCGAGACCTCCTCAAGTGGGGCTGGATGGCCAACGGCGTCAGTGCGGCCGTCTGGGACGACCACGCCATGCGCGCCCTGTGCAGCCGGGCTGTGGAGGTGGCGCGCGCCGCGGGCGCCCTGACGGAACTCCCTTTCTGTCTCGCGTCGTTGGGAATGGCGACCACCTGGACCGGGGACTTCACCACGGCAGCCGCGATCGTCGACGAGGCGGACATCGTCGCCGCGGCGACCGGCGTACCCCCGGCACCGCACGTCAGGCTCCGCCTCAGCGCGCTGCGGGGCCGCAGTGCCGATGCCGAGGCGCTCATCGACGCCACGATCGACGAGGCCGGTGCGAGTGGCCGGCTGATGGGAGTCACGGTCGCCCACTGGTCGGCCGCGGTCCTCTACAACGGTCTCGCCCGCTACGAACAGGCGATGTCGGCAGGCCGGATCAGCACCCGGATCGCCGAGCCATGGGTCTCCGTCTGGGTACTGCCCGAACTCGTCGAGGCGGCGGCGCGTACGGGAGAGGCAGGGGTCGCCAGTGGAGCACTCGAACGGCTCGCGGACGCGGCGCAGCCGTGCGACACCGACTGGGCGCAGGGCATCCTGGCCCGCTGCCAGGCCCTGCTGAGCGACGGGGCTCCCGCGGACCGCCTCTACCGCAGGGCGATCGAGCGGCTGGGCCGGACGCAACTGCGTCCTGAACTCGCGCGTGCTCACCTGCTGTACGGCGAATGGCTGCGCCGGGAGCGTCGGCGAGTCCAGGCGCGGGGTCATCTGCGCACCGCCTACGAGATGTTCGTGTCGATCGGGATGGAAGCGTTCGCCGAGCGAGCCCGGCGTGAGCTGCTCGCCACCGGGCAGTCCCTCCGCAAGCACAGGTCGGGGGCCTTGCCGAGTGGGGAGCTGACGCCGCAGGAGAAGCAGATCGCGCTGCTTGTGCGGGACGGCTTCTCCAACCCGGAGGTCGGGTCCCGGCTCTTCCTGAGCCCGCGGACGATCGAGTGGCACCTTCGCAAGATCTTCTCCAAGCTGTCGATCACCTCCCGCAGGCAGCTCCGCGACGTCCTGCCTCGCAGCACGTACGAACCCGCTCCGGAGCAGGGGCTCGGGGAATGA
- a CDS encoding SDR family NAD(P)-dependent oxidoreductase, giving the protein MDIPGRKVAVVTGASQGIGAGLVAAYRKLGYAVVATSRGVADSEDPDVLAVRGDIADPATAERLAAAATERFGRIDTLVNNAGLFIAKPFTEYSREEYEAVTGVNLTGFFRITQLAVEQMLRQGGGHVVQITTSLVDHASSASPSVLTSLTKGGLQSATKALAIEYAARGIRSNAVALGIINTAMHPVADDGTLARQHPLGRMGEIGDVVDAVVYLENASFVTGETLHVDGGQSAGH; this is encoded by the coding sequence ATGGACATTCCCGGCAGGAAGGTCGCTGTCGTCACCGGTGCGTCGCAGGGGATCGGCGCCGGCCTGGTCGCGGCGTACCGCAAGCTCGGCTACGCCGTCGTAGCGACCTCGCGTGGTGTCGCCGACTCCGAGGACCCGGACGTTCTCGCGGTGCGGGGCGACATCGCCGATCCCGCCACGGCCGAGCGCCTCGCCGCCGCCGCGACCGAGCGGTTCGGGCGCATCGACACCCTGGTCAACAACGCCGGCCTCTTCATCGCCAAGCCGTTCACGGAATACTCCCGGGAGGAGTACGAGGCCGTCACCGGGGTCAATCTGACCGGGTTCTTCCGCATCACCCAGCTCGCCGTCGAACAGATGCTCCGCCAGGGCGGCGGTCACGTCGTGCAGATCACCACCAGCCTGGTCGACCACGCCAGCTCCGCCAGCCCCTCGGTACTGACCTCCCTGACGAAGGGCGGCCTCCAGTCCGCCACCAAGGCCCTGGCCATCGAGTACGCGGCCCGCGGCATTCGCAGCAACGCGGTCGCACTGGGCATCATCAACACCGCGATGCACCCGGTCGCCGACGACGGGACGCTTGCCCGGCAGCACCCTCTCGGCCGGATGGGCGAGATCGGTGACGTCGTCGACGCGGTCGTCTACCTCGAGAACGCGTCCTTCGTCACGGGCGAGACGCTCCACGTCGACGGCGGCCAGAGCGCCGGTCACTGA